The following is a genomic window from Nocardioides thalensis.
CTGCGACGTGCTCCAGGCCGACGGCGGCACCCGCACCGCCGCGATCACCGGCGCCTACGTCGCCCTCGCCGACGCGTGCCGGCACCTCGGCGTCGAGAAGGCGCTGACCGGGTCCGTGGCCGCGATCAGCGTCGGCATCATCGACGGCGTCCCGCGGCTCGACCTGCCCTACGTCGAGGACGTGCGCGCCGAGACCGACATGAACGTCGTGATGACGGGCGAGGGCAAGTACGTCGAGGTGCAGGGCACCGCCGAGGCCGCCGCCTTCGACCGGGCCGAGCTCGACGCGCTGCTGTCGCTCGCCGAGAAGGGATGCGCCGACCTGACCCGCCTCCAGCAGGAGGCGTTGGGCGCGTGACCGGGCCCCGGGTGCTGGTGGCGTCGCGCAACGCCAAGAAGCTCGCCGAGATGCAGCGGATCCTCGAGGAGCACCTCGACGGGGTCACCGTGCTCGGTCTCGACGACGTCGAGCCCTACGACGAGCCGGTCGAGGACCAGCCGACGTTCGAGGGCAACGCGCTGCTCAAGGCGCGTGCCGGCGTGGCGGCGGCCGGTCTGCCGACGCTCGCCGACGACAGCGGCCTGTGCGTCGACGCCCTCAACGGAATGCCCGGCGTGCTCTCGGCACGATGGTCCGGTCCTCCCAAGAGCGACGACCGCAACAACGAGCTGCTGCTCGCGCAGCTGGCCGACGTGCCCGACGAGCGGCGGACGGCGTACTTCATGTGTGCCGTCGCCCTCGTCCTCACCGACGGCCGGGAGCTGGTCGTCGAGGGCCGGATGGATGGCCGCGTGATCCGCGAGGTGCGGGGGAGCGGCGGCTTCGGCTACGACGTGCTGTTCGAGGCCGACGACCGGCCCGGGGTGACCACCGCCGAGCTGTCGATCGCCGACAAGGACGCGATCTCCCACCGCGGCAAGGCGCTGCGGGTGATCGCTCCGCAGGTGGCTGCGCTGCTGCGCGGCTAGGCACCGCCGGAGGCGCCGTGGACATCCAGCTGGAGGCGGTCGAGGAGCTGCGGTTCCCCGACGGCTCTCCGGTGCGGGCCGCGTCGGCGGTGGCGCCGCTCGGCGACGGATTCGTCGTCGTCCAGGACGACGCGACGCACGGCGCGTGGTACCGCGGCGGGACCGCGCGCGCCGTACGGCTGCTGCCTCCGGTCGCCGGGCTCGACCAGTTCGAGGAGGCGTCGGGCACCAAGCACCTCAAGCCCGACCTGGAGGCGGCCTGCTTGCTGCCCGGCGGAGACGCGCTGCTGATGCTGGGCTCGGGCTCGTCGCCCGCCCGGATGCGGT
Proteins encoded in this region:
- the rph gene encoding ribonuclease PH, which codes for MTSREDGRADDELRPIKITRNWLDHPAGSVLIEFGKTRVLCAASASEGVPRWRKGSGLGWVTAEYAMLPASTNTRSDRESVKGRIGGRTHEISRLIGRALRAVIDYKALGENTIQLDCDVLQADGGTRTAAITGAYVALADACRHLGVEKALTGSVAAISVGIIDGVPRLDLPYVEDVRAETDMNVVMTGEGKYVEVQGTAEAAAFDRAELDALLSLAEKGCADLTRLQQEALGA
- the rdgB gene encoding RdgB/HAM1 family non-canonical purine NTP pyrophosphatase, which codes for MTGPRVLVASRNAKKLAEMQRILEEHLDGVTVLGLDDVEPYDEPVEDQPTFEGNALLKARAGVAAAGLPTLADDSGLCVDALNGMPGVLSARWSGPPKSDDRNNELLLAQLADVPDERRTAYFMCAVALVLTDGRELVVEGRMDGRVIREVRGSGGFGYDVLFEADDRPGVTTAELSIADKDAISHRGKALRVIAPQVAALLRG